Part of the Microbacterium sp. Clip185 genome is shown below.
CGCGACGCAGGAGCTCCTGCGTGGTGTGGTAGCCGAGGAGGCCGGTGCCGCCGACGACGAGTGCGCGTTGCATGATGAGCCCTTCCGCGCCGATCCCCTCGGCGCCCTGTGTCTTCGAAGCTAGGCGCGCGCATCCGGACGCAGCAGGGGCGAAGGTCCCACGACCACGAAGGGCCTCCGGCGCGGTGCACGCCGGAGGCCCTTCGATGACGGATGCGGTCAGCTCAGTCCGTTGTCTGCCAGCCACTTCTTAGCGATGTCAGCGGAGGAGGTCTTGTCGACCGTGCTCTCGACGTTCAGCGCGACGAGTCCCTCCGGCGTCAGCGCAGCGCTCACCTTGTTGATCACGTCGGCGACGTCACCGGCGACGTCCTTGTTCACGAGCGGAACGACGTTCGACGCGAGGAACAGCGACTTCGGATCATCCAGGACCTTGAGCTTCTGGGTCTGGATCTGCGGGTCGGCGGTGAACACGTTGGCGACGTTCACCGTGCCGGCCACGAGGTCCTCGACCGTGGTCGCGCCGGTCGCCTGGAAGGTCACGTCGATGCCGTAGGTGCTCTTCAGCCCCGTGGGCCCGTAGGGGCGGTCGGCGAGCTCGGGCGGTCCGCCCAGCGTCAGCGGCTCGGTGACCTTCGAGAGGTCGGCGATGGTCTCGAGTCCCCACTGATCGGCGAACGCCTCGGTGACGGTGTAGGAGTCCTGGTCGCTCGCCGTCGACTGGTCGAGCACGGTGAGGTTCTCGGGCAGGGCCTCCTTGAGCGCCGCGTAGACGTCGTCGGAGGAGCGCGCCTCGGTGTCGGGCTCGAAGAACTGGAGCAGGTTGCCGGTGTACTCCGGGAACAGCGTGATGGCGCCGCTCTCGAGCTCGGGGAGGTACGCGTCGCGCTGACCGATCGTGAAGTCGCGCTGCACCGTGAAGCCGGCGCCCTCGAGCGCCTGGGCGTAGATCTCCGCGATGATCTCGTTCGAGTAGTAGTCCTGGGAGCCGACGACGATCGTGTCGGACGGCGCCTTGGTCTGGTCGCCATCGGAGAGCGGGTCGGAGGAGGACGCGCAGCCGGCGAGTGCCAGCGCGGAGGTGAGTGCGACGGCGCCGATGAGGGCGACGCGGCGGCGGGATGCTGTGGACATGGTGTTCCTTCCTGGTGGATTCGGGACGTGTGGGGCGTGCTCAGACGGCCTGCACGGGTCGGGAGCGCAGCCGCCGCGGTGAGCGCGACGGCGCCTGAGCACGGACGCCGGCGGGCACGGCGGCCCGCTGGGCGAGGGCGAGCAGCGCGTCGAGCACGAGAGCGAGCACGGCGACGACGATCGCGCCGCCGAGCACCTGGTCGATCCGCCGCAGCGGAATGCCCTGGATGATCGGCAGACCGAGGCCGCCGAGACCGACGTAGGCGGCGATCGTCACGGTGGCCACGACCTGCAGCACGGCGGAGCGGATGCCGCCGACCAGCAGCGGCAGGCCCAGCGGGATCTCCACCCGCCAGAGAATCTGCCACTCGGTCATGCCCATCGCGCGGGCGGCGTCGATGACACGGCGGTCGATCGCCTCGAGACCGGAGTAGGCGCCGGCGAGCAGCGCCGGGATGGCGAGCACGACGAAGGTCACCACCGCGGCCTCCGGCTTGTGCAGCACGCCCATCAGCAGCACGAGCAGCACCAGCAGGCCGAACGACGGCACGGCACGGGCGGCACCCGAGATGGCCACCGCGATCTCACGGCCGCGACCGGTGTGGCCGATCGCGAGGCCGGCGGGAATGGCGATCACGGCCGCGATCGCCACGGCGACGGCCGTGTAGCCGAGCTGCTGCAGCAGGAGCACCTGCAGCGCGCTCGGACCGCTGTACTGCTCGGGCGAGAAGAGCCAGACGATCGCATCCCAGAAGACGTTCATGCCGTGGCCTCCGCTCGGGCGGCGGCGCGTCGGCGAGTCGGGCGGGTGTTACGGCTCCAGGGCATCGCCAGCCGACCGAGCAGCACGAGCACGAGGTCGACGACGAGAGCGAGGATCACGACGGCGACGACGCCCGCGAAGACCTCCTCGAGGATGCGGCGCTGCAGCCCGTTGGTGAAGAGGTAGCCGAGATTGGTGACGCCGACGAGGATGCCGACCGTGGCCAGCGAGATCGTCGACACCGCCGTCACCCGCAGACCCGCGAGGATCACGGGCCCTGCCAGCGGAAGGTCGACGGCGAAGAATCGCCGGAAACCGCCGTAGCCCATCGCCGTCGCCGCCTGGCGCACACCCGCATCCACCGAGTCGAGACCGTCCGTCACAGCGCGCGTGAGGATCGCGATCGCGTAGATCGTGAGTCCGACGATGAGGTTGAACTCGGTCGGGATGCGGTAGCCCAGTGCCGTCGGCAGCAGGATCAGCAGCGCGAGCGACGGGATGGTGTAGAGCAGCCCCGTGACGGTGATCACCCAGCCGCGCAGCAGGCGGTACCGCCAGGCCACCCACCCCAGCGGGATCGACAGGACGAACCCGACGACGATCGCGATGAGGCTCTGGCGCAGGTGGTCGAGAGCCAGCTCGGCGATCATGCCGAGGTTCGCGAGGACCCAGGTCATGTCACCGGCCATCCTCGACGAGCGCGCCCTGCGTGCGGCCCTCGGCGTCGACGACGACCGTGCGTCCGCCCACCTCTTTGAGCCGCAGCGCGCGCTTGCCCCTGTCGGCGCCGATGAACGCCGACACGAAGTCGTCGGCGGGCGCCTGCATGATCTCGCTGGGGCTGCCGACCTGAAGCTTCTGCG
Proteins encoded:
- a CDS encoding ABC transporter substrate-binding protein, whose protein sequence is MSTASRRRVALIGAVALTSALALAGCASSSDPLSDGDQTKAPSDTIVVGSQDYYSNEIIAEIYAQALEGAGFTVQRDFTIGQRDAYLPELESGAITLFPEYTGNLLQFFEPDTEARSSDDVYAALKEALPENLTVLDQSTASDQDSYTVTEAFADQWGLETIADLSKVTEPLTLGGPPELADRPYGPTGLKSTYGIDVTFQATGATTVEDLVAGTVNVANVFTADPQIQTQKLKVLDDPKSLFLASNVVPLVNKDVAGDVADVINKVSAALTPEGLVALNVESTVDKTSSADIAKKWLADNGLS
- a CDS encoding ABC transporter permease, encoding MNVFWDAIVWLFSPEQYSGPSALQVLLLQQLGYTAVAVAIAAVIAIPAGLAIGHTGRGREIAVAISGAARAVPSFGLLVLLVLLMGVLHKPEAAVVTFVVLAIPALLAGAYSGLEAIDRRVIDAARAMGMTEWQILWRVEIPLGLPLLVGGIRSAVLQVVATVTIAAYVGLGGLGLPIIQGIPLRRIDQVLGGAIVVAVLALVLDALLALAQRAAVPAGVRAQAPSRSPRRLRSRPVQAV
- a CDS encoding ABC transporter permease codes for the protein MTWVLANLGMIAELALDHLRQSLIAIVVGFVLSIPLGWVAWRYRLLRGWVITVTGLLYTIPSLALLILLPTALGYRIPTEFNLIVGLTIYAIAILTRAVTDGLDSVDAGVRQAATAMGYGGFRRFFAVDLPLAGPVILAGLRVTAVSTISLATVGILVGVTNLGYLFTNGLQRRILEEVFAGVVAVVILALVVDLVLVLLGRLAMPWSRNTRPTRRRAAARAEATA